In one window of Thermococcus sp. DNA:
- a CDS encoding signal peptidase I yields the protein MKKLLEFTFAFIVVVFLLGSLAGFFLNRPVFLSYAYSDSMTPTINRGDLFLMNPLARNFEVGDIVVFHRRDGWTVHRIFAITENGLVTKGDNNVATDQQDGLYPPVKDSDVAGKVVVLFDKPLVLRGGGDLINSMRRVLSNPYAIVLLLIVGSTLTFSGGNRKQKRAKHYRVSVKIIYAVASTLIIAGFLFVTVASWGTLAFTYSSTLAGNQREGWYLPGSTFDRNLTLENNAFYPFYYFVGGGNERAHLTGPTFFRIGGGSSATLSVHVTVPQDTRIYREEFEVKSYPAILPASLVVFLYSLSPYLPLVVYSLLLTGLLLIFYLLAGISGGDVLRIKKRRGSFLSKLLGDG from the coding sequence ATGAAGAAACTGCTTGAGTTCACGTTTGCTTTCATCGTGGTTGTTTTTCTCCTTGGTTCGTTAGCCGGCTTTTTCCTGAACCGCCCCGTGTTTCTGTCCTATGCCTATTCCGATAGTATGACGCCCACCATAAACAGGGGCGACCTTTTCTTGATGAACCCGCTCGCGAGGAACTTCGAAGTCGGCGATATTGTGGTCTTCCACAGGCGCGACGGTTGGACGGTTCACAGGATTTTCGCGATAACTGAGAATGGCCTCGTGACCAAGGGCGACAACAACGTCGCCACCGACCAGCAGGATGGCCTTTATCCTCCCGTTAAAGATTCGGACGTGGCCGGAAAGGTGGTTGTCCTCTTCGACAAGCCTCTTGTCCTCAGGGGTGGTGGAGACCTGATTAACTCCATGCGGAGGGTACTAAGCAACCCCTACGCGATAGTCCTTCTCCTCATCGTCGGTTCCACTCTCACCTTCTCCGGAGGGAATAGGAAACAAAAACGGGCCAAACACTACCGAGTGAGCGTTAAGATCATCTACGCAGTCGCGTCGACCCTTATAATAGCAGGCTTCCTCTTCGTGACCGTTGCCTCGTGGGGAACGCTTGCTTTCACCTACTCCTCGACCCTGGCCGGCAACCAGAGGGAGGGCTGGTATTTACCTGGCTCGACCTTTGATAGGAACCTCACCCTTGAGAACAACGCATTTTACCCCTTCTACTACTTTGTGGGCGGTGGAAACGAGCGAGCACACCTGACTGGGCCGACGTTCTTTCGCATAGGTGGGGGTTCAAGTGCCACCTTATCGGTTCATGTTACCGTTCCTCAGGACACGAGGATTTACCGGGAGGAGTTCGAGGTCAAGTCGTATCCAGCTATCCTGCCGGCTTCCCTGGTGGTCTTCTTGTACTCACTCAGTCCATATCTCCCGCTCGTGGTCTACTCCCTACTTCTCACGGGACTGCTTCTGATTTTCTACCTCCTCGCAGGGATTTCGGGTGGAGACGTTCTTAGAATCAAAAAACGGAGGGGAAGTTTCCTCTCCAAACTGCTAGGAGATGGTTAG